A stretch of Leucobacter aridicollis DNA encodes these proteins:
- a CDS encoding FHA domain-containing protein, whose translation MSEKRNKDTEVRATEQFREDLNAMIRAQVTDLTVDELEAVQSLPSGAALLVVRRGPDLGARFLLDQDSTVAGRHPAADIFLDDVTVSRKHAEFKRRGTVFSVLDRGSLNGTYCNGERIDGEVVLEDGVEVQVGKFRFTFFASRFDLPGSF comes from the coding sequence GTGAGCGAGAAGCGGAATAAGGATACCGAGGTACGCGCCACGGAGCAGTTCCGTGAGGATCTGAACGCGATGATTCGCGCGCAGGTCACCGACCTCACTGTTGACGAGCTTGAGGCCGTGCAGTCGCTGCCGTCGGGCGCCGCGCTGCTCGTCGTGCGCCGCGGCCCGGACCTCGGCGCACGCTTCCTGCTCGATCAGGATTCGACGGTCGCGGGCCGCCACCCGGCCGCCGACATCTTCCTCGACGACGTGACGGTGTCGCGCAAGCACGCCGAGTTCAAGCGCCGCGGCACCGTCTTCTCGGTGCTCGATCGTGGCTCGCTGAACGGCACCTACTGCAACGGTGAGCGCATCGACGGCGAGGTCGTGCTCGAGGACGGCGTGGAGGTGCAGGTGGGCAAGTTCCGCTTCACCTTCTTCGCGTCCCGGTTTGATCTCCCAGGCTCCTTCTGA
- a CDS encoding ParA family protein: protein MHVLSVSSLKGGVGKTTVSLGIASAAFSRGLRTLVVDLDPQSDVSTGLAVDPEGFANVADVLESPKEKVVRSAIAPSGWNEFHEGGKIDLLVGSPSAINFDGPHPSARDIWKLEEALATVEADYDLAIIDSAPSLNALTRTAWAASDRVLIVTEPSLFAVAATDRALRAIEEIRRGVSPRLQPLGILINRTQPQSMEHQFRIRELREMFGPLVLNPQLPERPALQQAQGAAKPVHLWPGEPAQEMAANFDLVLDRVLRSAGQAAAQAKQA from the coding sequence GTGCATGTACTGAGTGTGAGCTCCCTCAAAGGTGGCGTAGGAAAGACGACCGTAAGTCTCGGCATTGCGTCGGCGGCGTTCTCTCGTGGACTCAGGACGCTGGTCGTCGATCTCGATCCGCAGTCCGACGTCTCCACTGGGCTCGCAGTCGACCCGGAGGGCTTCGCGAACGTCGCCGACGTGCTTGAGTCGCCCAAGGAGAAGGTCGTGCGTTCCGCGATCGCCCCGAGCGGCTGGAACGAGTTCCACGAGGGCGGCAAGATCGACCTGCTCGTCGGCAGCCCCTCCGCCATCAACTTCGACGGACCGCATCCGTCGGCACGCGACATCTGGAAGCTCGAGGAGGCGCTCGCAACCGTCGAGGCCGACTACGATCTCGCCATCATCGACTCCGCTCCCTCGCTGAACGCACTGACGCGTACCGCGTGGGCGGCGAGCGACCGCGTCCTCATCGTCACCGAGCCGAGCCTGTTCGCCGTCGCAGCGACCGACCGCGCGCTGCGCGCAATCGAGGAGATCCGCCGCGGCGTGAGCCCCCGACTGCAGCCCCTCGGCATCCTCATCAACCGCACGCAGCCGCAGTCGATGGAGCACCAGTTCCGCATCCGCGAGCTGCGTGAGATGTTCGGCCCCCTCGTGCTCAACCCGCAGCTTCCAGAGCGCCCCGCACTGCAGCAGGCGCAGGGTGCGGCGAAGCCCGTGCACCTCTGGCCCGGCGAGCCGGCGCAGGAGATGGCCGCAAACTTTGATCTGGTCCTCGACCGCGTGCTCCGGTCCGCCGGCCAGGCCGCAGCTCAGGCCAAGCAGGCCTAG
- a CDS encoding MerR family transcriptional regulator, producing MLFSDGLPQPNIDGGFKGAVAARAAGITYRQLDYWARTGLVEPTVRGASGSGSQRLYGFRDILVLKLVKRLLDTGISLQQIRTAVAQLHEAGVHDLSQTTLMSDGAGVYLCTSNDEVIDLVSRGQGVFGIAVGKVLREVETSLVDLDDHREKAADDSSLSDELAARRAARKTS from the coding sequence ATGCTGTTCAGCGACGGGCTTCCCCAGCCGAACATCGACGGCGGCTTCAAGGGCGCCGTCGCCGCGCGTGCTGCAGGCATCACCTACCGCCAGCTTGACTACTGGGCGCGCACCGGGCTCGTCGAGCCGACCGTGCGTGGCGCGAGCGGTTCGGGCTCGCAGCGGCTGTACGGGTTCCGCGACATCCTCGTGCTGAAGCTCGTGAAGCGCCTGCTCGACACGGGTATCTCGCTGCAGCAGATCCGCACCGCCGTCGCCCAGCTCCACGAGGCGGGCGTCCACGACCTGTCGCAGACCACGCTCATGAGCGACGGCGCTGGCGTCTACCTGTGCACCTCGAACGACGAGGTTATCGACCTCGTGAGCCGCGGCCAGGGCGTGTTCGGCATCGCCGTCGGCAAGGTGCTGCGCGAGGTCGAGACCTCGCTCGTCGACCTCGACGATCACCGTGAGAAGGCCGCCGACGACTCCTCGCTGAGCGACGAGCTGGCTGCGCGTCGCGCGGCCCGCAAGACCTCCTAG
- the def gene encoding peptide deformylase — MAKREIRLFGDPVLRTVCDKVTEIDSGVQAMVADLVETVDEPGRAGLASTQIGYTLRAFSLNIDGHIEYVLNPELVEVSGEPVPTGEGCLSVPDLWFEVMRYPYAKVRGIDLDGNEITIEGEGLKAQALQHECDHLDGKLYISRLDREARGEAMRQIRTSAWF, encoded by the coding sequence ATGGCAAAACGCGAGATTCGACTGTTCGGGGATCCGGTGCTGCGCACCGTCTGCGACAAGGTGACCGAGATCGATTCAGGGGTTCAGGCGATGGTCGCCGACCTCGTTGAAACGGTCGACGAGCCGGGCCGCGCCGGGCTCGCCTCGACGCAGATCGGGTACACGCTGCGCGCGTTCAGCCTGAACATTGACGGCCACATCGAGTACGTGCTGAACCCGGAACTCGTCGAGGTGTCGGGGGAGCCCGTGCCCACTGGCGAGGGCTGCCTGTCGGTTCCCGATCTCTGGTTCGAGGTCATGCGATACCCGTACGCGAAAGTGCGCGGCATCGATCTCGACGGCAACGAGATCACCATCGAGGGCGAGGGGCTGAAGGCCCAGGCGCTGCAGCACGAGTGCGATCACCTCGACGGGAAGCTCTACATTTCTCGGCTCGACCGCGAGGCCCGGGGCGAAGCAATGCGCCAGATCCGTACCTCCGCCTGGTTCTAG
- a CDS encoding XRE family transcriptional regulator, producing the protein MTIEALDLAPAEPEADAGDALTLGRRIRERRTELGMTLEQLAQAVDRAPSQLSALENGKREPRLPLLRALASALQSTVDELLLDEAPSERAALEISVERAQRGAVFRSLGLQPIRVSKATNDETLRAIIGLHQEVERLHSERAATPEEARRANTELRAGMRVANNYYPDLERAAAELLDSVGYSGGPVLQQTVAKVAEKLGFTLHYVSDLPHSTRSVIDRRNGRIYLSANLPSRDARAPILRALGSLVCGHEEPRNYGDFLKQRVEVNYLAGAVLLPEAAAVESLRDAKKRREISMEDLRDAFAVSYEMAAHRFTNLATEWLDLNVHFMKAHESGTLIKAYENDGVRFPSDALGNLEGAMVCRNWTARTVFAQPDFFNPWYQYTDMAAGGTYWCTSRLENAKEGQYSVSVGVRFEDVKWFRGRETQHRSQSFCPDERCCRRASSELTQKWQASAWPEAATPTSLLAALPTGTFPGVDSHEVYEFLESHE; encoded by the coding sequence ATGACGATCGAAGCACTCGACCTCGCCCCCGCAGAGCCCGAGGCGGACGCCGGCGACGCGCTGACGCTCGGGCGCCGGATCCGCGAGCGCCGCACCGAACTCGGCATGACCCTCGAGCAGCTCGCGCAGGCCGTCGACCGCGCGCCCTCGCAGCTGTCCGCGCTCGAGAACGGCAAGCGCGAGCCCCGGCTCCCGCTGCTGCGCGCGCTCGCGTCAGCCCTCCAGTCCACCGTCGACGAGCTTCTCCTCGACGAGGCGCCGAGCGAGCGAGCCGCCCTCGAGATCTCCGTCGAGCGGGCGCAACGCGGCGCCGTGTTCAGGTCGCTCGGGCTGCAGCCCATCCGCGTATCGAAGGCAACAAACGATGAGACGCTGCGCGCGATCATCGGCCTGCACCAGGAGGTCGAGCGGCTCCACAGCGAGCGCGCCGCGACGCCGGAGGAGGCCCGCCGCGCCAACACCGAGCTCCGGGCGGGCATGCGCGTCGCCAACAACTACTATCCCGACCTCGAACGGGCTGCGGCGGAACTGCTCGACAGCGTCGGCTACTCGGGCGGGCCGGTGCTCCAGCAGACCGTGGCAAAGGTCGCCGAGAAGCTCGGGTTCACGCTGCACTACGTCAGCGACCTGCCGCACTCGACGCGGTCGGTGATTGATCGCCGCAACGGCAGGATCTACCTGAGCGCGAATTTGCCGTCGCGCGACGCCCGCGCCCCGATCCTGCGCGCCCTCGGGAGCCTCGTCTGCGGGCACGAGGAGCCGCGGAACTACGGCGACTTCCTCAAGCAGCGTGTCGAGGTGAACTACCTCGCGGGCGCGGTGCTGCTGCCGGAGGCCGCCGCGGTCGAATCGCTGCGCGACGCGAAGAAGCGCCGCGAAATCTCGATGGAGGATCTGCGCGACGCATTCGCCGTCTCCTACGAGATGGCGGCGCACCGGTTCACAAACCTCGCAACCGAGTGGCTCGACCTCAACGTGCACTTCATGAAGGCGCACGAGTCGGGCACCCTGATCAAGGCGTACGAGAACGACGGCGTGCGCTTCCCGTCCGACGCGCTCGGCAACCTCGAGGGCGCGATGGTGTGCCGCAACTGGACGGCGCGGACCGTGTTCGCCCAGCCCGACTTCTTCAACCCGTGGTACCAGTACACGGATATGGCGGCGGGCGGCACCTACTGGTGCACCTCGCGTCTCGAGAACGCGAAGGAGGGCCAGTACTCGGTGAGCGTCGGCGTGCGTTTCGAGGACGTGAAGTGGTTCCGCGGGCGCGAGACGCAGCACCGGTCGCAGTCGTTCTGCCCCGACGAGCGCTGCTGCCGGCGCGCCTCCAGCGAGCTGACGCAGAAGTGGCAGGCGTCGGCCTGGCCGGAGGCCGCAACGCCGACGAGCCTGCTCGCCGCGCTGCCTACCGGCACATTCCCAGGCGTCGACTCGCACGAGGTCTACGAGTTCCTCGAGTCCCACGAATAG
- a CDS encoding MerR family transcriptional regulator → MGAAQLRAVPVGLLSIGQVLAALQEDFADLTPSKLRFLEDQGLVTPERTKSGYRKFSQEHVERVRLVLTLQRDHYLPLKKIAEVLEELDAGRDPVIPGASQRSASTILSSKEVLSSDELCHAAATNKRFLGEAIAAGLLPATEVFPFDSIAQLNALVRLAQAGLTPRHLRSLRIAAEREAEMLAHAVSSRGEKQGSPSAVDGSLELVEYLETVRSGVLRRKFGAL, encoded by the coding sequence ATGGGAGCGGCGCAACTGCGGGCGGTGCCCGTAGGGCTTCTCAGCATCGGTCAGGTGCTCGCTGCGCTGCAGGAGGACTTCGCTGACCTGACGCCCTCGAAGCTGCGGTTCCTCGAGGATCAGGGACTCGTGACGCCCGAGCGCACAAAGTCGGGCTACCGGAAGTTTTCGCAGGAGCACGTCGAGCGCGTACGTCTGGTGCTGACGCTGCAGCGCGACCACTATCTTCCGCTGAAGAAGATCGCGGAGGTGCTCGAGGAGCTCGACGCCGGGCGCGATCCCGTGATCCCCGGCGCCTCGCAGCGTAGCGCGTCGACGATCCTGTCGTCGAAGGAAGTGCTCTCGAGTGACGAGCTCTGCCACGCTGCGGCGACGAACAAGCGGTTCCTTGGCGAGGCGATCGCCGCGGGCCTGCTGCCGGCCACCGAGGTGTTCCCGTTCGACTCGATCGCCCAGCTGAACGCGCTCGTGCGCCTCGCGCAGGCGGGCCTCACGCCCCGCCATCTGCGCTCCCTCAGGATCGCCGCCGAGCGCGAAGCTGAGATGCTCGCGCACGCGGTGTCGTCGCGCGGCGAGAAGCAGGGATCGCCGAGCGCGGTGGACGGCTCGCTCGAACTCGTCGAGTATCTCGAGACCGTCCGCTCCGGCGTGTTGCGCCGCAAGTTTGGCGCCCTGTAA